In bacterium, the following proteins share a genomic window:
- the flgC gene encoding flagellar basal body rod protein FlgC, protein MNLFQTINTSGSGLTAEQLRMDVIANNIANVNTTRTPQGGPYRRQRVVFTPREPQVFFNIPFVKSQVIYNGKGVRVVGIEEDPSPFKIEYRPEHPDADKDGYVRLPNVNVVLEMTDMITATRAYEANVAAMRSAKEMMIRALDISR, encoded by the coding sequence ATGAATCTTTTTCAAACAATTAATACATCTGGCTCAGGACTTACCGCAGAACAATTACGAATGGATGTAATTGCTAATAATATTGCGAATGTGAATACAACTCGAACTCCACAAGGAGGCCCTTATCGTCGACAAAGAGTAGTATTTACTCCTCGTGAACCGCAGGTATTTTTTAATATACCATTTGTTAAATCACAGGTTATCTACAATGGTAAAGGGGTGCGTGTCGTAGGTATTGAAGAAGACCCTTCTCCATTTAAAATAGAATATCGACCTGAACATCCAGATGCAGATAAAGATGGTTATGTTCGGTTGCCAAATGTAAATGTAGTTTTGGAGATGACGGATATGATTACCGCGACCAGGGCTTATGAGGCAAATGTAGCCGCAATGCGGTCTGCAAAAGAAATGATGATTAGGGCACTGGATATTAGTAGATAA
- a CDS encoding FliH/SctL family protein gives MSNIYRKEFLPPDGAEVMLEFQLKPAPEGKTILDVIENRIKKGQIKLLNLQKKIKEASEKNRNLEEDILFEAKEKAEKIITEAKESSNQILNEAHEKSNEILTKTNSEIDQVTQVAKQDGYEQGFKKGKEEGINTGQEVIKKTLSQIHNVLLEAKHKREEIIQTNQEMILDLALMIAKKIIKTELATNKQAILKNLTQTLKKVKNKEEIKVKINPVHLQELSSKKEELLSQVFGLEGINFEEDENIEPGGCLIETNFGLIDATIATQLEMIQQALNVKDG, from the coding sequence TTGTCTAATATCTATCGAAAGGAATTTTTACCTCCAGATGGCGCTGAAGTAATGCTGGAGTTTCAACTTAAACCAGCACCTGAAGGGAAAACTATCTTAGATGTTATAGAAAATAGAATTAAGAAAGGACAGATTAAACTACTCAATTTACAAAAGAAAATTAAAGAGGCAAGTGAAAAAAATCGTAACCTCGAGGAAGATATTTTATTTGAGGCAAAAGAAAAAGCAGAGAAAATTATAACTGAGGCAAAAGAATCATCTAATCAAATCCTTAATGAGGCTCATGAAAAATCTAATGAAATTCTGACAAAAACTAATTCGGAAATAGACCAGGTTACTCAAGTAGCCAAACAAGACGGTTATGAACAAGGATTTAAGAAAGGTAAAGAAGAAGGAATCAACACTGGTCAGGAGGTGATAAAAAAGACTTTAAGTCAAATCCATAATGTCTTGCTTGAGGCAAAACATAAACGAGAAGAAATTATTCAGACTAATCAAGAAATGATTCTTGATTTAGCCTTAATGATTGCCAAAAAAATAATTAAAACAGAACTTGCCACAAATAAACAGGCAATTTTAAAAAATTTAACCCAGACACTTAAAAAGGTAAAAAACAAAGAAGAAATCAAGGTAAAAATCAATCCCGTGCATCTCCAGGAATTATCATCAAAAAAGGAAGAACTCCTCTCTCAAGTTTTTGGTCTGGAAGGAATAAATTTTGAAGAAGATGAAAATATCGAACCAGGAGGTTGTCTCATAGAAACTAATTTTGGACTGATTGATGCAACTATTGCTACACAATTGGAGATGATACAACAAGCATTAAATGTCAAGGATGGATAG
- the fliF gene encoding flagellar basal-body MS-ring/collar protein FliF, with amino-acid sequence LTRTQKITIGGVAAAVLIVLLFSLQYVGKVEYVNLYVNIEPQEAGKITAKLDEWKQPYKLVGTTIKVPIKDRDRLRIDLAREELAPKGGIVGYELFDVTKLAITDYERRINFLRALQGELTRTIEGIDNIDEARVLLVLPKKELFTEEEKDVTASIKLKLAPQTTLTTDQVKGIINLVTHAVEGLSPENVTIVDNRGNILSDIKESVDGKLEDLAVKQLDVQRAEAKDLEQKIRKKLARVVSPDSIEVFVKWEMNFDRVESKEEKYSMPGFEQLKVSDEVIKEELKGKVTMPGGAPGVEAQMPGYKGALTPEGPVEYKKDESRINYLADKEEVLTVKSPAISKISVAVVIDGIYERDKYGKLKLDKDNKLIYKPRTQPEMKKYENLVWGAIGAEKGKVYSDREYIVQVENVQFDRTNEWVEELRTTKEESQALIRMYIMAGILVLLLIGGLIALMIHRRKVIAREEAARIAALEAARRKEIEEKEELAEEGITPFEEEIKNMARQFPQQVGQTLSTWLAEAEAV; translated from the coding sequence TTGACTCGCACCCAAAAGATAACGATTGGTGGAGTTGCCGCAGCAGTACTTATAGTCCTGTTATTCTCACTCCAATATGTTGGGAAAGTAGAGTATGTTAATCTGTATGTTAATATTGAGCCACAAGAGGCAGGAAAAATAACGGCTAAACTGGATGAATGGAAACAACCGTATAAATTAGTTGGGACAACGATTAAGGTTCCAATAAAAGACCGTGATAGATTAAGAATAGATTTAGCCAGAGAAGAATTAGCACCAAAAGGTGGAATTGTTGGTTATGAATTGTTTGATGTAACTAAATTAGCCATAACAGATTATGAACGACGAATTAACTTTCTTCGAGCCTTACAAGGCGAACTAACAAGAACAATTGAGGGAATAGACAATATAGACGAAGCAAGAGTCCTTTTAGTCCTACCTAAAAAAGAATTATTTACTGAAGAAGAAAAAGATGTCACTGCATCCATTAAATTAAAACTCGCTCCTCAAACTACCTTAACTACTGACCAGGTTAAAGGAATAATCAACTTAGTAACTCACGCCGTAGAAGGCTTATCACCTGAAAATGTGACTATTGTTGACAATAGAGGTAATATTTTATCCGACATAAAAGAATCTGTAGATGGAAAACTTGAAGATTTAGCCGTTAAACAATTAGATGTTCAGCGCGCTGAGGCTAAAGATTTAGAACAAAAGATTCGTAAAAAATTAGCCCGGGTAGTTTCCCCGGATAGTATTGAAGTATTTGTCAAATGGGAGATGAATTTTGACCGTGTTGAGAGTAAAGAAGAAAAATATAGTATGCCAGGATTTGAGCAGTTAAAGGTAAGTGATGAGGTGATAAAGGAAGAACTTAAAGGAAAAGTAACGATGCCTGGTGGTGCACCCGGCGTAGAGGCTCAAATGCCTGGTTATAAAGGTGCGCTTACCCCCGAAGGACCAGTAGAGTATAAAAAGGATGAATCAAGAATTAATTATCTTGCAGATAAAGAGGAGGTATTGACCGTAAAATCTCCGGCTATATCTAAAATATCAGTTGCGGTCGTTATTGATGGCATCTATGAGCGAGATAAATATGGTAAATTAAAACTCGATAAAGATAACAAACTCATCTATAAACCACGCACTCAGCCGGAAATGAAAAAATATGAGAATTTAGTCTGGGGCGCTATTGGTGCAGAAAAAGGAAAAGTATATTCTGACCGTGAATATATTGTTCAGGTAGAAAATGTTCAATTCGACCGCACCAACGAATGGGTAGAAGAACTAAGAACCACCAAAGAAGAATCACAGGCACTAATTAGGATGTATATTATGGCGGGAATTTTAGTCCTGCTTTTAATTGGTGGTTTGATTGCTTTGATGATTCATCGAAGAAAAGTTATTGCTCGGGAAGAAGCCGCAAGAATCGCCGCATTAGAAGCCGCAAGAAGAAAAGAAATAGAAGAAAAAGAGGAGTTAGCAGAAGAAGGAATTACACCCTTTGAAGAAGAAATTAAAAACATGGCCAGGCAATTTCCACAACAGGTAGGCCAAACGCTCAGTACCTGGTTAGCTGAGGCAGAAGCAGTATAG
- the fliE gene encoding flagellar hook-basal body complex protein FliE: MTPVSLDSLMPKSELMFQTRIEKKKEDVSPSNELINSFSTVFQKHINEVNGLLGESGELTRKLAAGEIDDVHTVMIAAEKARIALNFTLTMRDRIIRAYEDTLAMGGR, translated from the coding sequence GTGACACCAGTGAGTTTAGATTCATTAATGCCAAAGTCAGAATTAATGTTTCAAACAAGAATAGAGAAGAAAAAAGAAGATGTATCCCCATCTAATGAATTAATTAATAGTTTTTCTACTGTATTCCAGAAACACATAAATGAGGTAAATGGATTATTAGGTGAATCGGGAGAATTAACCAGAAAATTAGCCGCTGGAGAAATAGATGATGTTCATACCGTAATGATTGCGGCAGAAAAGGCAAGGATTGCACTAAATTTTACCTTGACGATGCGAGATAGAATAATTCGTGCCTATGAGGATACATTAGCGATGGGTGGAAGGTAG
- the fliG gene encoding flagellar motor switch protein FliG, with amino-acid sequence MAVVELTGPQKAAILMVALGSEISSEVFKYLREDEMESLTMEIANLPKISPEQREQVMNEFHQIMTAQRFILQGGVDYAKELLKRSLGEEKAQELIDKLLSQKKPFEFMRKVDPVQLLTTIQSEHPQTVALVLAYLPPERASVILGELPSEIQADVVRRLAVMERGSPEALQKVETILHTKLAAFTTTTKGKEARIGGVDSVVDMLNQVERDVERTVLEGVGEQDPELAEEIRKRMFTFEDITRLDDRSAQRVLREVDIRELAMALKGASDTAKDMVFKNMPKRAAAMLKEEIEFLGPVRARDVEEAQQKVINVIRQLEDSGEIVVARGGKGGEKIIV; translated from the coding sequence ATGGCTGTAGTTGAATTAACCGGTCCCCAAAAAGCCGCAATACTTATGGTGGCACTTGGGAGTGAAATATCATCTGAGGTATTCAAATATTTACGAGAAGATGAGATGGAATCTTTGACAATGGAGATTGCTAATTTGCCAAAGATTTCTCCAGAACAGCGAGAACAGGTGATGAATGAGTTTCATCAGATAATGACGGCACAGAGATTTATACTTCAAGGTGGTGTGGACTATGCTAAAGAACTTTTAAAACGCTCGCTGGGTGAAGAAAAGGCTCAGGAATTAATAGATAAATTACTTTCTCAAAAGAAACCATTTGAGTTTATGCGTAAGGTTGACCCGGTTCAACTACTCACTACGATTCAATCTGAACATCCACAAACCGTTGCTTTGGTTTTAGCCTATCTACCTCCAGAACGGGCATCAGTTATTTTAGGTGAGTTACCATCTGAGATTCAAGCGGATGTCGTCAGACGATTAGCGGTGATGGAAAGAGGTTCTCCAGAGGCACTTCAAAAAGTAGAAACTATATTACATACAAAATTGGCGGCTTTCACGACCACGACTAAAGGAAAGGAGGCACGAATAGGTGGAGTTGATTCAGTCGTTGATATGTTAAATCAGGTCGAACGAGATGTAGAACGAACAGTTTTAGAAGGTGTTGGAGAACAAGACCCGGAGTTAGCCGAAGAAATTAGAAAACGAATGTTCACATTTGAGGATATTACTCGACTGGATGATAGGTCAGCACAACGAGTTTTGCGGGAAGTAGATATTCGTGAATTAGCTATGGCACTTAAAGGTGCCTCAGATACGGCTAAAGATATGGTCTTTAAAAATATGCCTAAACGCGCCGCGGCTATGTTGAAAGAAGAAATAGAATTCTTAGGCCCTGTCCGAGCAAGAGATGTTGAAGAGGCTCAGCAAAAGGTGATTAATGTGATTAGACAACTGGAAGACTCCGGAGAAATAGTCGTTGCTCGCGGCGGAAAAGGTGGGGAGAAAATCATTGTCTAA